GCAAAAATGAGCCCACTGATGTATTGTCTTTTGCGAGCGATGGCTATTCAGAGGAGTTGGCTGGTTTGCCAAAGGGCTTGGGAGAAATAATGATTTGTCCGTCGGAAATTGATTTTGATAAAAAAGATGCTTTATCGCATATTTTTATTCATGGTCTTTTGCATCTTTTGGGTAATCACCACGAGAATCTAAAAGAGGCAAAAAAGATGCAGGCCAAAGAG
This sequence is a window from Patescibacteria group bacterium. Protein-coding genes within it:
- the ybeY gene encoding rRNA maturation RNase YbeY; amino-acid sequence: MIEINNLTKFSINKRLLMEIGEKILKTERPGEELDLSVVFANKAKITELNFIYRGKNEPTDVLSFASDGYSEELAGLPKGLGEIMICPSEIDFDKKDALSHIFIHGLLHLLGNHHENLKEAKKMQAKEQEYLNFFKK